The nucleotide sequence GGTGCGGTTTGTTATATTAATAAGGCCCCGCTCCTATGCGGACTAACATATTGTGCATTGTAACTTAACTGGTATTTTATTATGGAAATAAATAAGGATATTGCCGATCTCGAGTCGGCTGAAAACCGTAAGCGCATGGCGAAGAAATTCGTCTTGTGCTATCACAACTTTAATGTGAAAAACTGCAAGCGCGCCTCTGCTGAAATTCGCAAGATTGCCGCTGCCGCAGGTTCTCCCATTACCATCGCCGTGGTCCCCTCCATTGGTGGCGTGCCCGAATCTGAAGTGGAATATTTCTGCGAACAGATTGAGCAGTTCATCAAGGATGGCTACGAAATCATTCTCCATGGTGCCCGTCATCGTGCGGACCTCTTCGTGAACCGTTCCTGGTTCGGTAAGGTGGCTCTTTGGCTGTCCCATAACGGTGCAGAATTTGCTGGCCTCAGCAAGCGATTCTCCCAGGCTCTCCTGGATCGTGGCATCGCTCTTTGGAACGCTCATGGCTTGGGCAAGGCTTCTGGCTTTGTTCCTCCTGTGTGGATCGATAACAAGTACCTTCGTAGTCAGGCTCTTAAGCATTTCGACAACTACGAAGACATGATCTGCATCTACAAGAAGAAGGGTGAACATGTGAAGACCTTTGGTTCTCCGTTGCTGACCTTCTCTGCCCTGCCGAAGTTCCTCCTTGGTCCTTACATGGCCATCGCCTGCTTCATCTTCTGGGCACCTGCAGGTACTCCTCGCCTGGTTTTCCATAGCGAAGACTTCCGCAACCTTGGTGAAAAGCGTGTGCTGAACATGGTTCGCTATGCCGCAGTCATGCGTGAAAACGTCAAGTACAAGGATCTGTAATCCTTATTTATCTCCAACTCGATTTTTGCTCCTGCGCATTAAATTTTTTGTTTTTTCTAATTCTTTGATTTATGAGACTATTGGATGATTTTAAATAAATTCCTTGCTCGCACTGAGTACGATTCCTACGAGGACTTGTACCAGAACTTTAAATTATCCATACCCGACAACTTTAACTTTGCTTATGATGTTGTCGATGAGTATGCAAAGACCGAGCCCAAGCGCGAAGCTTTGGTTTGGTGTGACGATAATGACGAAAGTCATATCTTTACCTTCAAGGACTTGTCCAGGGCTTCCCAGCGTACGGCAAACTTCCTTGTGAACAGCGGAATCAAAAAGGGCGACCGCGTGATGCTTATCCTGCGTCGCCGTTATGAATTCTGGTATTTCTTGCTGGCTCTCCACCGTATTGGCGCCATCGCTATTCCGGCAACGAACATGCTTTCGTCCCAT is from Fibrobacter sp. and encodes:
- a CDS encoding DUF2334 domain-containing protein, translating into MEINKDIADLESAENRKRMAKKFVLCYHNFNVKNCKRASAEIRKIAAAAGSPITIAVVPSIGGVPESEVEYFCEQIEQFIKDGYEIILHGARHRADLFVNRSWFGKVALWLSHNGAEFAGLSKRFSQALLDRGIALWNAHGLGKASGFVPPVWIDNKYLRSQALKHFDNYEDMICIYKKKGEHVKTFGSPLLTFSALPKFLLGPYMAIACFIFWAPAGTPRLVFHSEDFRNLGEKRVLNMVRYAAVMRENVKYKDL